CCCCCGGCTGCTCTGGCTCGAGGCCGACCGGCTGGTCCGCGACGCCCTCGCCGACTTCGACCGCGGCCGCGCGATGTCGATCCCGTCGAAGCGCTACAAGACCATCGTCACCGCCAGCCGCCTGGCACCCCGCCCGCTCCTCCAGCGCCTCCAGTCCCTCGGTCGCAAGTGACGTTGAGTTGCCGCTTCCTCACCATCGAGTTGCCCCGTCCTCGTAGTCGAGATGCCACCTGAGCGACAACTCAACAGTCGGAAAGCGGCAAGTCAACGGCGAGGAAGCGGCAACTCAACACTCAGCCCTCACCGGCGATGAACGCCCGCACGGCGTCGGCGACCAACTGGACGGCGATGGCGGAGAGCAGAAGTCCCGCGATCCGGGTGACGAGCAGGACGCCACCCTCACGGATCAGGCGCAGGATGGGCAGCGAGTACCGCATCGCGGCCCACAGCGCGAGGTGGACACCGATGACGCCGAGCGCGACCGCGACGCCGTCGCCCCAGGTGTCGATGTCCTGGACGAAGAGCATGGTGGCGACGATGGCGCCGGGACCGGCGAGCAGCGGGGTGCCGAGCGGCACCAGGGCGATATTGGCGTCGGTGGAGGCCGTCATCGCCTCCTCCTTGCCGGTCAGCAGCTCGAGGGCGACCAGGAGCAGCAGCAGGCCGCCGGCGCACTGCAGGGCGGGCAGCGAGATGTGCAGGTAGTTGAGGATCTGCTGGCCGAAGAACGCGAACAGCGTGATCACCAGGAAGGACACCGCCACGGCCTGCCAGGCGGCGCGGCGGGCGGTGGCGGGGCTGCGTCCCGCGGTCAGGGACAGGAAGATCGGCACGGTGCCGACCGGGTCCATGATCACGAAGAGGGTCACGAAGACCTCGACGAGCAGGACGTACTCGATCACCGGCGCCGCCCTCCGACCAGGGCCGTCGGGGAGCCGAGGGCGGCGGCCCGTTCGAGGATCCGGTCCAGCTGGGCCGGGGCGGTCGTCTCGCTGCCGAGGTCGTGACCGGTCTTGCCGGTGCCGTGGTGGTCGCTGGAGCCGGTGACGACCAGACCGAGCCGGCCGGCGATCGCCCGCAGCCCGGACCGGGCCTGCCGGTCGTGGTCGAGATGGTCGACCTCGATGCCGCCGAGCCCGGCGTCGGCCAGCTCCGCGAAGGCCGTCTCGTCGAGCACCCCCGCGGAGGCCCGACCCCACGGGTGGGCGACGACGGCGACCCCGCCGGCCCCGGCGACCAGGCCGAGCATCGCGACCAGGTCGGCGGCGTACCTGTCGACGAAGGCCGGGCCGCCGTCGTACAGGTAGCGGGCGAAGGCCTCGTCGCGGTCGCGGACGGCGCCGAGCCGCACCAGCAGGTCGGCGACATGGGGCCGGCCGGTCACCTGGTTGTCCGGGCTGACCTCGGCCAGCGCCTCCTGCGTGACCGGGATGCCGAGCTCGCGCAGCCGGGCGAGCATGGCCGGGACCCGGTCCTCACGGCCCGCCACGATCCGGCCGAGCTCGGCCCGCAGCGCCGGCTCGTCGGGGTCGGGGAGATAGGCCAGCAGATGCACGCCGGCGCCGCGGTAGCGGGTGCTGACCTCGATCCCGCGCACCAGGCCGACCCCGGCCTCCTCGGCCGCGGTGGCGGCCTCGGCCCAACCCGCGGTGGTGTCGTGGTCGGTGAGGGCGAGGACCTCGAGCCCGGCCGCCGCCGCGGCGCGCACCAGGTCGGCGGGCGACGCGGTGCCGTCGCTGACGCTGGAGTGGGTGTGGAGGTCGATCGTCACCGTACGAGGTTAGTGCCCGCGGCGGCCCCGCCCGGTCAGGCCGCGACCTCGACCTGCTCGGCCGACCGGTCCGCGGCGGCCGCCGTGACGGGCGGCAGCGGACGGGCCACCGGTACGCCGACCTCGCGGGTCTTCGGCGTGACCAGATAGGCGACCAGCACGGCCG
This region of Nocardioides sp. L-11A genomic DNA includes:
- a CDS encoding MarC family protein — protein: MIEYVLLVEVFVTLFVIMDPVGTVPIFLSLTAGRSPATARRAAWQAVAVSFLVITLFAFFGQQILNYLHISLPALQCAGGLLLLLVALELLTGKEEAMTASTDANIALVPLGTPLLAGPGAIVATMLFVQDIDTWGDGVAVALGVIGVHLALWAAMRYSLPILRLIREGGVLLVTRIAGLLLSAIAVQLVADAVRAFIAGEG
- a CDS encoding PHP domain-containing protein; amino-acid sequence: MTIDLHTHSSVSDGTASPADLVRAAAAAGLEVLALTDHDTTAGWAEAATAAEEAGVGLVRGIEVSTRYRGAGVHLLAYLPDPDEPALRAELGRIVAGREDRVPAMLARLRELGIPVTQEALAEVSPDNQVTGRPHVADLLVRLGAVRDRDEAFARYLYDGGPAFVDRYAADLVAMLGLVAGAGGVAVVAHPWGRASAGVLDETAFAELADAGLGGIEVDHLDHDRQARSGLRAIAGRLGLVVTGSSDHHGTGKTGHDLGSETTAPAQLDRILERAAALGSPTALVGGRRR